A portion of the Acidimicrobiia bacterium genome contains these proteins:
- a CDS encoding DUF1775 domain-containing protein: protein MRGTVSKEPPAVIRPGWAWPPLVLLGLAALAAPASAHVAIDPTEAAAASVVTLVFVVEPEGAATTGVVVQLPEGAYVLSVPVKAGAWVSAVDAAANTLTWSGGSSVAVERFSVKVQLPATVGEVQFPTLQQTSNGEIAWSEAQESKGELGHPAPRINLTPARANPLPRTTLEAAQRDDGTTSAAPWIIGSTIAAVLMIAVGGTLLQRKQRNDP from the coding sequence ATCCGTGGGACCGTATCCAAGGAACCTCCAGCGGTGATTCGACCTGGCTGGGCTTGGCCCCCGTTGGTCCTTCTCGGGCTGGCTGCCCTAGCCGCCCCGGCTTCGGCCCATGTGGCGATCGACCCCACCGAGGCGGCGGCCGCCTCGGTGGTGACGCTGGTGTTTGTGGTGGAGCCTGAGGGTGCTGCCACCACTGGAGTGGTCGTGCAGCTACCCGAGGGCGCTTATGTCCTCTCCGTGCCGGTGAAGGCCGGGGCGTGGGTTTCCGCCGTCGATGCGGCGGCCAACACCCTGACCTGGTCCGGCGGTTCCTCGGTGGCTGTCGAGCGCTTCAGCGTCAAGGTGCAACTCCCCGCCACAGTGGGCGAGGTGCAGTTCCCGACCCTCCAGCAGACCAGCAACGGCGAGATCGCCTGGAGCGAGGCCCAGGAATCGAAAGGGGAGCTCGGCCACCCCGCCCCTCGCATCAACCTGACGCCCGCCCGGGCGAACCCCCTGCCGAGGACGACACTCGAGGCCGCCCAGCGCGACGATGGCACCACCTCCGCCGCCCCGTGGATCATTGGATCCACGATTGCGGCGGTGCTCATGATTGCGGTGGGCGGCACCCTGCTGCAGCGCAAGCAGCGCAACGACCCGTAA
- a CDS encoding GNAT family N-acetyltransferase: MTIATGHDAVALHAALQHLVPQLSSTNPPPALVQVESLLAHDATTQFLARTEEGSIVGVATLCIFPTTTALRAWVEDVIVDEACANQGIGRQLLEAMVARAFEVGAKTVDLTSRPGREAANHLYRSAGFETRDTNLYRRIP; the protein is encoded by the coding sequence ATCACCATCGCCACCGGCCACGACGCGGTCGCTCTACACGCGGCGCTGCAGCACCTCGTGCCGCAACTTTCCTCCACCAACCCGCCCCCTGCCTTGGTGCAGGTGGAATCTCTGCTGGCTCACGACGCCACCACGCAGTTCCTGGCCCGGACGGAGGAGGGAAGCATCGTGGGGGTGGCCACGCTCTGCATCTTCCCGACCACCACCGCCCTGCGGGCCTGGGTGGAAGACGTGATCGTGGATGAGGCTTGTGCCAACCAGGGGATCGGCCGGCAACTACTCGAGGCCATGGTGGCGCGGGCCTTCGAGGTGGGGGCCAAGACCGTGGACCTCACGAGCCGCCCCGGTCGAGAAGCCGCCAACCACCTCTACCGTTCCGCCGGTTTCGAGACCCGCGACACCAATCTCTACCGCCGGATCCCCTAG
- a CDS encoding maleylpyruvate isomerase family mycothiol-dependent enzyme, with protein sequence MLLAPRYRYPAVIAVALPPSDPHPLLAQRRRLEGILGELSEQQWHHPSRCEGWSVQDVVTHLTSTNHFWARSIEEGLAGAPTRLLATFDPVASPALMVEGGRGGSVTATFEEFARSNATLVGVVEALTAADWDVIAEAPPGHLPVRQVADHALWDAWVHERDIVLPLGVVPIVDRGEVLDALHYVAALGRAVSLCAGSTETGAVEITVTNPDHRFVVDVVEDQVRVHANPTPMGAAVAQADAVVLVEVLSLRHSGWPPPPAVTWLLAGLAEAFDQPSGR encoded by the coding sequence GTGCTGCTGGCTCCGCGCTACCGCTATCCAGCGGTCATCGCGGTGGCTCTGCCCCCCTCTGATCCCCATCCTCTGCTCGCCCAGCGGCGACGTCTCGAAGGGATCCTGGGCGAGTTATCGGAGCAGCAGTGGCACCACCCCAGCCGGTGTGAGGGGTGGAGCGTGCAGGATGTGGTCACCCACCTCACCTCCACCAATCACTTCTGGGCCCGATCCATCGAAGAGGGGCTCGCCGGTGCGCCCACCCGCCTGTTGGCCACCTTCGATCCGGTGGCTTCACCGGCGCTCATGGTGGAGGGCGGACGCGGCGGTTCGGTGACCGCCACGTTCGAGGAGTTCGCCCGCAGCAATGCCACCCTGGTGGGCGTGGTGGAAGCACTGACGGCGGCCGATTGGGACGTCATCGCCGAGGCACCGCCGGGCCATCTACCGGTGCGCCAGGTGGCCGACCACGCGCTCTGGGATGCGTGGGTCCACGAGCGCGACATTGTGCTCCCCCTCGGCGTGGTGCCCATCGTGGACCGCGGCGAGGTACTCGACGCGTTGCACTATGTCGCCGCCCTCGGCCGAGCCGTCTCACTCTGCGCTGGTTCCACCGAAACCGGGGCGGTGGAGATCACCGTGACCAATCCTGATCACCGCTTCGTGGTGGACGTGGTGGAGGATCAGGTGCGCGTGCACGCCAATCCAACCCCGATGGGTGCGGCCGTCGCCCAGGCCGATGCCGTAGTGCTCGTGGAGGTGCTCAGCCTTCGCCACTCGGGGTGGCCCCCGCCGCCGGCGGTGACATGGCTTTTGGCGGGATTGGCGGAGGCCTTCGATCAACCGTCGGGCCGCTGA
- a CDS encoding histidine phosphatase family protein, protein MSTPRSFRQARFQSPPGATQLLLIRHGESEPAVEGQTFPLVDGHGDPALSPEGRVQAAQVCARLRGERIQAIYVSKLRRTAETAAGLVATLGIEPVVSPDLHEVFLGDWEGGEFRQRVAAGDPIIMQMMVEQRWDVVPNAEPSEAFAARAHRAVDHIARTHPGQRVAVFAHGGIIGQILSEATGGRSFAHSGADNASISHLVVTEDRWVLRCFNDTNHLDGGLTTEATALT, encoded by the coding sequence GTCTACCCCTCGCTCATTCCGTCAGGCCCGCTTCCAGTCGCCCCCCGGGGCCACGCAACTGCTGCTGATACGCCACGGGGAATCCGAACCGGCGGTGGAAGGGCAGACCTTCCCGCTCGTGGATGGCCACGGCGACCCGGCGCTGTCACCCGAGGGTCGAGTCCAAGCGGCGCAGGTATGCGCCCGGCTACGGGGCGAGCGGATCCAAGCCATTTACGTCTCCAAACTTCGCCGAACCGCCGAAACCGCCGCCGGCCTGGTGGCGACACTCGGTATCGAGCCAGTGGTGAGTCCTGATCTTCACGAGGTCTTCCTCGGCGACTGGGAGGGCGGCGAGTTCCGGCAAAGAGTCGCGGCCGGAGATCCCATCATCATGCAGATGATGGTCGAGCAACGCTGGGATGTGGTCCCCAACGCGGAGCCTTCCGAAGCCTTCGCCGCCCGGGCTCATCGAGCGGTAGACCACATCGCTCGCACCCACCCGGGCCAGCGCGTGGCCGTCTTCGCCCACGGCGGCATCATCGGTCAGATCCTTTCGGAGGCCACTGGGGGTAGGTCCTTCGCCCACAGCGGGGCCGACAACGCCTCGATTTCCCACCTCGTGGTCACCGAGGATCGTTGGGTCCTGCGCTGCTTCAACGACACAAACCACCTCGACGGTGGCCTCACCACCGAAGCCACCGCCCTCACCTAA
- a CDS encoding citrate synthase: MAPNPVVRTVAEVMSSPPVIASASETIAVASARMAERQKGSVVVVDGERPIGILTERDLVRFNATGKAAADTKVSEWMTQPVDCAAPELSVQEAFAGFAQGGYRHLPVVDHGRLVGVVSLRSLMAFAQVQPVVHPSTIEAPAGLEGVIVAETEVGDVRGLEGFYHYRQYNAVELADKLPLEDVWHLLIDGHLPSVAERASFAAEVKSLRVVPTSVAALLPALAASSQTVMEAVRSAMSMVGAAEGYQPTLDIDAAERRRNALQMCAVMPSLIMAIHRLQRGLAVIEPRQDLGYGANYLWMLTGEEFDHDKGRAVEQYQITTIDHGFNASTFTARVITSSGADVAAAVVGGMGALSGPLHGGAPSRALALLEAIGTAENARPYLVDHVTRGDKIMGFGHRVYKTNDPRSTFLRAVAERIHADKIEFAKVVEQTVVEVLAELKPGRNLYANVEFYAGVVMDHCGLPPELFTPTFASSRVIGWCANILEQAADNRIIRPSARYVGPPPPEPVPDPR; encoded by the coding sequence ATGGCCCCCAACCCTGTCGTTCGCACCGTTGCCGAGGTGATGAGTTCGCCTCCTGTGATCGCGTCGGCCTCCGAGACCATCGCGGTGGCCTCGGCGAGGATGGCTGAGCGCCAGAAGGGGTCCGTGGTGGTGGTCGACGGTGAGCGGCCCATCGGCATCCTCACCGAGCGCGATCTCGTTCGCTTCAACGCCACCGGGAAGGCCGCCGCCGACACGAAAGTCAGCGAGTGGATGACTCAACCGGTGGACTGCGCCGCCCCGGAGTTATCTGTCCAGGAAGCCTTTGCCGGGTTCGCCCAAGGCGGCTACCGCCACCTCCCCGTGGTGGATCACGGCCGACTCGTGGGGGTGGTGTCCTTGCGCTCCCTCATGGCCTTCGCCCAGGTGCAGCCGGTAGTGCACCCCTCAACCATCGAGGCCCCCGCCGGGCTCGAAGGTGTGATCGTGGCTGAGACCGAAGTGGGCGACGTGCGGGGCCTCGAAGGCTTCTACCACTACCGCCAGTACAACGCCGTGGAGTTGGCCGACAAGTTGCCGCTCGAGGATGTGTGGCATCTCCTCATCGACGGTCACCTGCCCAGCGTGGCCGAGCGAGCGTCCTTTGCCGCCGAGGTGAAATCGTTACGGGTGGTGCCAACTTCGGTGGCCGCGCTGCTGCCAGCGCTGGCAGCGTCGAGCCAAACAGTGATGGAGGCCGTGCGTTCGGCCATGTCGATGGTGGGGGCCGCCGAGGGCTACCAGCCCACCTTGGATATCGATGCCGCCGAGCGGCGCCGCAACGCCCTGCAGATGTGTGCCGTCATGCCCTCGCTGATCATGGCGATTCACCGCCTCCAACGGGGCCTGGCGGTGATCGAGCCCCGCCAGGATCTCGGGTACGGCGCCAACTACCTCTGGATGCTCACCGGCGAGGAGTTCGACCACGATAAGGGTCGCGCCGTGGAGCAGTATCAGATCACCACCATCGACCACGGGTTCAACGCCTCCACCTTCACCGCCCGGGTGATCACGTCCTCCGGGGCGGATGTGGCCGCCGCAGTGGTGGGGGGGATGGGGGCGTTGTCCGGACCGCTACATGGCGGCGCACCCTCGCGCGCCCTGGCGTTACTCGAAGCCATCGGGACCGCTGAGAATGCTCGTCCCTACTTGGTTGATCACGTCACCCGGGGCGACAAGATCATGGGCTTCGGGCATCGGGTCTACAAGACCAACGACCCGCGCTCCACCTTCTTGCGTGCGGTGGCGGAGCGGATTCACGCCGACAAGATCGAGTTCGCCAAGGTGGTGGAACAGACAGTGGTGGAGGTCCTGGCCGAGCTCAAGCCCGGTCGGAACCTCTACGCCAATGTGGAGTTCTACGCCGGAGTGGTGATGGACCATTGTGGCCTGCCGCCCGAGTTGTTCACCCCCACGTTCGCGTCGAGCCGGGTGATTGGGTGGTGTGCCAACATCCTGGAACAGGCGGCCGACAATCGGATTATCCGACCCTCGGCTCGCTATGTCGGCCCGCCCCCGCCCGAGCCGGTTCCGGATCCCCGCTGA